ATATCGATTACCACGGTAGTATTCCCCACATGCGTGGGGGTGAACCGACAGAACTCCAAATCGAAGGAACCGGCCCACGGTATTCCCCACATGCGTGGGGGTGAACCGAATATCAGCTGCCTGAACAGCGAGGAGTAGAAGTATTCCCCACATGCGTGGGGGTGAACCGGCAATAGAACGGGAGCTCGAGCTGCATAAGAAGTATTCCCCACATGCGTGGGGGTGAACCGAAATCGACCCCCCCTTTTTGGCGCGGCGCTGCGTATTCCCCACATGCGTGGGGGTGAACCGGTGCAGCCACTCGTTGTCCGGCCTGACCAAGGCGTATTCCCCACATGCGTGGGGGTGAACCGAACCATTATCCCTCGGGGAGCGAGGCGCAGTTGTATTCCCCACATGCGTGGGGGTGAACCGATGCCGAGAGAATGTTCGGGACTTTCATGATAGTATTCCCCACATGCGTGGGGGTGAACCGAGTAGTATCAATGGTATCGATATGAGGAATATGTATTCCCCACATGCGTGGGGGTGAACCGCCAGCCTGTCCTCGTACACCTTGAGGAACAATGTATTCCCCACATGCGTGGGGGTGAACCACTTAAAGGTGGGGGGTGTAAGATGATATTTAATGTGCGAATAGGATAGTGACCTGCCGCTGAAAATTTACGACACCAAATTAATCGATGTTCAAGTGGGTCTGTCCGGATTTGAACCGGAGTCACCAGCACCCCAAGCTGGAAGGATACCAAGCTACCCCACAGACCCTTGAAAAAATCGGGGTTGATAAAGCGTTTAGCCCAGAGGGATAAGCTCCTCGAGCAGGTCCGAGTGCGAGATGATCATGCGCCTGCAGCAATAGCGCTTCAGGCCCAGGTCGTCCAGCACTTCCTTCGGGTCCTCCCCCATCTGCACCCTCTTGACGAAGGTCTGGTATGAGCTTCCGATGACCTTGCCGCACGTGAAACATCTCACCGGTATTATCATGCCTGCTCACCTGTAGGACTTCTGCCTCTTCTTTCTGGCACCACGGCCCAGTGGCTTCTTCGGCAGCTTTCTCCTGATATCGGAGATGAGCATGGACCTGTCGAACTGCTTGACCGCCTTCTCCAGCTCCTCATCGCCGTAGTACTCCACTATCGCCTTTGCGATCGCGGTCCTTGAGGCCTCTGCCTGGCCCATCACGCCGCCACCGGAAACGTTGACGTCGATGTCCAACTTCGCCGCCTTCTCGCCCAGAAGGACCATAGGCTCCATTATCTTAAGCCGGGCGAGCTCAGGCTGCCATGCCTCGATCGGGACCGAGTTGATGCGCAGCTTGCCTGTGCCCTCGACGCACACGGCGCGAGCAACGGCCGTCTTCCTCTTTCCGCTCGTGTTGATGACCTTTGCCATGTTCTCACCTCACCTTGGAGCCCAGGAACTCCGCTACCTCGCCGACGAAGATGTATTTCTCTGTGTTGATCTTGGTAGCGCTCGGGACCTTCTCGAACTTCATATCCGCGAACTCGGGCGGTACACCGACATAGATCTTGAGCCTCTTATAGGCGGCCCTTCCATTCGGGCGGTCATAGGGGAGCATCCCTCTGACCATGCGCTTCAGGATGAGGTCAGCACGCCTCGGGTAGAAGGGACCGGAGTGGTCATAACCCCTGTCCCGCTTCTGCTTATACTTCTCAAAGATCTTATCACGGTCCCCCGTGATGATGGCCTTCTCGGCGTTCACTATGACGACCGACTCACCCTTTACAAGCTGATGCGCCACGGTGGTCGCAAGCCTTCCTGCCACATGTCTCTCTGCGTCTATATAGATCATCCAGGTCACCTCAGCATCTTGACGCCTGCGCCGTTCGGCCTCATCTTCACAAGGTCCATCAGGCTGATGCCCTTGCCGCCGGCGGCCGCGATCTTCTTCCTCGCGGACTCAGAGAAATCATATGCAGCCACAGTCACCTTCTTGTTGATGCTGCCAGCCCCCAACACCTTTCCGGCCACGACGATGACATCGCCGTCGGTGGTGTATCGCTCCAACTTGCTCAGGTTGACCTCTGCCCAATTCGCCTTGGGCTTCTCGAGTCTCAGAGCAATGTCTCGCCAGATCTCCGCCCCGTTCTCCCTCGAGGACCTCTTCAGATCATCGATAAGGGCAACCAGGTTCGGATCAGTCTTCTTTGGTGTCATTTGTCTGACTCTCCCGACATTGGTAAGCGGCACTAATAGAGAGGGGGTTAAAATACCTTTCCTAGTCAGCAGCTTGTCAGGGGACGTAGAGCCAGCGCGTCATAGCAGATCGCTTCTCGTTTCGTGCTGAGCCGCCCTTATCGCCTCCTCCAATCGCTCCAAGGTCCGCTCCCTCTCCAGCGCCCAGTCCCTTGACCAGACCCGTACCGTCCGCCAACCAAGGTTATTGAGGACCGCCTCCCTTACTATCTCTCGGTCGCGCACGCTGCGCCCGGCCTTGTATGATGCCCCATCGCATAATATCCCTAGCAGGAACCTCCCTTCCTTTGAAGGGT
This genomic window from Methanomassiliicoccales archaeon contains:
- a CDS encoding DNA-directed RNA polymerase subunit N; its protein translation is MIIPVRCFTCGKVIGSSYQTFVKRVQMGEDPKEVLDDLGLKRYCCRRMIISHSDLLEELIPLG
- a CDS encoding 50S ribosomal protein L13 — its product is MIYIDAERHVAGRLATTVAHQLVKGESVVIVNAEKAIITGDRDKIFEKYKQKRDRGYDHSGPFYPRRADLILKRMVRGMLPYDRPNGRAAYKRLKIYVGVPPEFADMKFEKVPSATKINTEKYIFVGEVAEFLGSKVR
- a CDS encoding 30S ribosomal protein S9, which translates into the protein MAKVINTSGKRKTAVARAVCVEGTGKLRINSVPIEAWQPELARLKIMEPMVLLGEKAAKLDIDVNVSGGGVMGQAEASRTAIAKAIVEYYGDEELEKAVKQFDRSMLISDIRRKLPKKPLGRGARKKRQKSYR
- a CDS encoding 50S ribosomal protein L18e, with the protein product MTPKKTDPNLVALIDDLKRSSRENGAEIWRDIALRLEKPKANWAEVNLSKLERYTTDGDVIVVAGKVLGAGSINKKVTVAAYDFSESARKKIAAAGGKGISLMDLVKMRPNGAGVKMLR